ctaGTTTGGTGTCTTAAATGCTAGTGAAGTGGAGATTGCTGGCTCAGTATGAGACCAAACAGCAGGGAGTAAATgacctttaaaggttcagtgtgtaagattgaggtgaaagggatctattggctgaactgaatatataataatcctagtgatgtttacagcagtgtgtttcatctaaattgtaccgattgttgctttctttaccctagaatgggccctttatatttaaatacattatatttacatgaggagcgggtcctctctttGGAGGCCgccatgtgtttttctttttttttttacagtagtccaacTGACAACTGAAGGGTTATCaaaggttctctttcatgtttggaaggggagggtgaggtgaggggtattccGCTGCAACACGcaaattcaccactagatgtcactacattttacacactgaacctttaaagaaataaattgtAATTGAAATCTACGgatacaaaaagaaaacgtacagtaaaataaacatctaaatgtgtattttgggTGTTTTCTTTAAACGGGTCTGAAAGTTATGGAAGAAAAATAGCCCAAAATCATTAAATTGCCTGTAGTGTCTCACCTTCAGAACACATACAACTGCTACACTACTGCTATACATGTCTATTTATGATCGAAACTCTGCAAGACACATTTTCTGTCCTGTTCTTACCCATTGATCTTTGCCAACTCTGTATCTCTGAGAGCcaacaaattaaaagaacatgatggagaaacaaaggaaaaaggaaaaagagaagagcagCGACAAACACATGtggtgtaaatgacaaaatGGCATGCAACACAGATACGATGGCTGAAAcaatagaaatacaaacatcACAGGAAAGTGGCGATGAGCAATAGGTGACATAATGTGGATGAGAGTGAAGCACAATAGCTATGAATGGGCTTGAGTCCAATTTGTTACGTGAAGCCTTTCATTGTGGAAGACAAAAAGGGATTACCTTCGCACCACAGGTGACAAACGGAGCCTGTCCATTCTTCCCTGGCTTCATCCCAAtcacctgaaacacaacacagtccCATCTCACTCTATCTCACTCTttacacacagaggagaggaaaatgaaaaaaacctgCTACTTGATATGAGATATTGAAAGCAACAATAAATGTGATATCTAGTGagacctttttttcttttactttaactGGGAttatctttttcctctttcccaaCCAGTCTCATTATCGCAATCACCCCAGGTCTCCTAGCAACACCATCCATTTCCCTCGCCTCGCTCTCTTTCATACCCGATTCAGCTTGATGATGATGCATGGCTTGCCCGACTGGTATCCATAGTAACGGTCCTGAATTCCAGAGCAGTCCTCCAGGATAGTGCGGTTGAACTGGCAGGAGCGCTTTGGGTTGTTCTTCACACTGCCGCTGTCCTCCTGCTCGAAGTACTGGTCCGGGGTGCACTCGTCGTTTTTCTGGGCCTGGTCAGAGCTGTTGTAGGCTGCaggaaggggaagaggaaaGCAGGGGTTGGGGCTATTTTGTTTGTAAGAGCTTATGACTCAAAGGAATGAATTCTTATTCTGTGTAAACTCTTCACTCTACGGGTTTGGATAATCCACAGCAGTAAGCTTTTTGAGTCACTGCGAGTGAAGCCGAGAGGCAGACTTACGTGCCAGGAACTTGTCCAGGGTCTGAGTGTACATGTCCCAGCTCTCAGTGTTCTGGATGTTGTAGGTGATCTCAAAGGTCTCACCTGCTTTGGGTCTAATCACCATGCctgtgagtgacagagagacagcagtGAGTTCATGACACAGCAACACGAGATTGTGACCTGTGTTGGTGCGGTTTGCATCATTAGTCGCCGCACCTGGTGTGGAGAGCCTGTCCTGCCAGGTGGGTTTGTGGTCGTCCAGGGTCTGCAGCATGACGTACATGGTGAGCGCAAACAAGCCGGCCaggaaaatgtagaaaactACATAGAAGAGAAGAATCAGAcctggagacaaagagagaagagagctgCATCAACTGCCTGTCACAccagtgaaaaaaacattatttatagtAATAGATTTAATTATTGAGTTGAATAGCATTTATTCTGTcagtatattgtatataattCAGTTTACTTAGAAAGGTGAATCCTGCAAGGGCATTAAATCAAGAAGaaattaactttttcttttcacactgtACAGATAACCCGAACTCTAGTTATACACAGTAAAGCTCAGTTTTGAAGAATTTAACTGCATCTGCGTGataaaagtcatttattttatacTGATATGTAAACGGCTCAGTGTGTAGGATATAGTGGtatctagtggtgaggttgcagatTGCATCCAACTCAACACCCTCGCCTTCAGAGCATGTAGGAGAAGCAATAGTAatgtaaaaaagcaaaaaggcCTCCTCtcgagccagtgtttggtttgtacCTTCTGAACTACTGTAGAAACTTAGTGGTGATTCTAACAATTCTTAGTTTCAGGttattatataaatgatatGTTGCATTTCTGCCTATCGATCCCATTAAATCCCACACAAGGGTCCTTTAACATACCACTATAGACTGCGGTGTTGTATCCATTTGATTTCACATACATTGGCCTTTGTAATAAGTAGCATAAGCAGTGTAAGGATAAAATGCTAATGgattgaaaaaaatgaatcataaaGGATTCTATTCAATTAAAAGAACAGGCAAGCATCACACGAACaaacaacaactacacacaTTTTGTAATTTACACAAAGTATTGCTAAGGAAACACTGCAAACAAGTCCCCTTCCTCTATGatcaaattaaatcacaaaATATAGATCTAGAGAAAATCCCATGAGTTATATGTACTGAACTGAATAGGAGGTTCTCAACTCTACACCATAATGGACTAATACTTGTGTTTACACGTTGCTACATTCAGACCCAGgctttactgttttattttgctttatgaATGTAAAAGATCTTTCTAATCTAAATATATCTTCTTTAATTTGTAATGATGCTGCAGTGAGACGACTGTTTCTCGCAGTACACTTGTTGATCTGCGTTTGGCTGCGATGGCTCTGCAGTATAATggacaggtttttatttatgcatgaAGGCTACATTAGACTAGTATCTGCAGCCCCCAGTGGGAGTAGGCCATTTCGTAATTACCGTAATGCGCCAGCACATTTTTAAGCATTTGTAAGCTTGTATCGGAATTAATATTATGGAATTAATTCTGATTAAATGTTGCTGAGGCTGTGTTCAGTCACTTTCTCAGCAAACATGTCCGCAGGAGGCCAGTTAATCCTATTTATTAAACTAAAGGCGCTTTATTCTGCAACATCTGCTTTTCTCAAACATGAACAACTGTCACATAGATACTTAAAATATCAtcaactacacaacaacatgatgttattttttatcaatGGTGAAAACATTAACTGTATGTTCATACTTGATTTATACTATAAGACAGAATTCCCCCCAGCCTGGCACACTGGGAATAAAAACCAGTGGTTGAATTACTGGTGTCTGACCAGTTTCACTATGAAGCTGTCCTGTCCTCAGAGAAGGAGAAACGATGACAAAGGGCGATACAGGAGAAGGGCAGACAAGGACTCCCTGGAGACTGAGGGTCAGGAGATTACAGGCCAACATGGACTAAGCctatttattatgaaaagcaAATGAAGAGCATACAGATCATGTTATATTAGACAGAAAATAGGGCTGCAACTATGTATTGCTTTTATTATCAATACATTTGtcaatttaattttctttctcattaaTATACGACTCCTACACTCAAAGGTTCCCAGAGCTCAACATTTGCTCATCACTTTATCCTGCTTGCACAAAGACAATAAAGTTCTTGGATCTTGAATATTGGAAAGTTTTAATTGAAAATGCGaataacacattgaaatcaaaATTGCTCCTTATTATTTTTTCCAGATGATAGATCAATTAGCTATGTCTGTATTTCAATACCTATTACCTCTCTGTCACTACTGTGCTTTATCTATTTTATTGTAGGTTAGATGACACCTCTCTGTAGAGAGTCAATCAAACCAATGAGTGATGTGACCCATCTCCTACATGGCATCATTAACTTCTCTTGAAGCAGATGTTTGGTTCCATCTCAACCATCCCTGTCTCCATCGAAAGCAGCAGAACATAAATATCATTTTCGATGACACAGCCCCCATTTTAGACAGCGACACCTGAGGCAGGCGTTGGGTAGCAGCTGAGTGCCCTGACCCCGTGTCTCTGCTGGATGCCCCCCAGCGGGGAGCTCGCTCACTCTATCAGCAGCCTCagtgctgcctctgcctccccACACAGCCAGGCTTTAGAGAAATCCATAACAAAATGTCAAGGGGAAGCTGGTCCACAGGGGGCAATTAGAGAGGGAGGTGTTGTTTTCATCCAGTTCTTCCTAGAATTATTTGAATCGGACGCGAAAATAACAAATGTCTAAGTAGTGTCCCATATGTAgtcattaaatatatatacgaGGTTAGGCTCCAGGCCTTTGGACCAAAGCCGGAGGCACTGCAGTGAGAGAAGCATCCGGGGTAAGATATGACAAAGTAAAGTGTTTTAGTGCCACTCAGAAGAGGATGTTGTGCGACCCACAAATATGACACCACCCAGAGGAGACTGGATGTGCACGCGTGCATGCAGGGTCAAGTGTGCAGGCCGGGTGGCTTCCCCCCCTGGCAAAGCTGGTGTTAGGTTTACAGTCTGAGCTCCCCGTCCACGGTGGTGATGGACAGCGCAGCATCTGTCTTTCAACCtggttttgttgctgcagaCAACAGTTGAAAGCGCAGAACAAAAGCACAGGTGGGATGGATCAGCaaccgttttttttcttcttcagtgatAATGGCGGGAggtgtctcttttctttcagaatTAATTAGGAGGACATGCTGTTAGATGGCTTCGTAATTTGGTGATGACCGCACCTCTGAAATAGAAAGGTGACAAGGTCTGAAGAGAGGATAGATAGAGCTTTGAGCTGTGGATCTCGAACTTTCAAACAAATAATTATATCTTGTATAATAGTGTGCAATCTCAAGAAAGAACAGTGTCATGATTAAGGTCCTCTAAGGCGCCTTTGGTTGTTTTTTGGAAGTGGGAGGTGCAGAACACTTAATTAGTCCTATTTTTAAATAGAATTAGTTGTTTTACCATGTTCTCCTGGTGTCAGCTTGTGGCAATGGCACATCCTAATAGCTAGACTGCTCTACTTTATCAAGGCTATTTCCATATCATTAGTTCTTTACACAATGCGGGACACCAAAGGAAGTGTTCCGCATTTCATCCTCAAAGAAGCTTTTGATCTATCACTCTGTAGTGAATATGAATACATGCAAACAAGACATTTGTCTGTTAAATAGACTGGAATCCACTTTTGTTTGCCCTTTTCTCTGTGCTTCTAAGTGGGGGtagaaaatggatgaaaagGCTGTAGATAAGTGGAACTAGAGGTACAGCTAGTATAGTGTGTATGCATCGTCAGGGGAATgaagaatgaagaagaagaggtgaa
The Hippoglossus stenolepis isolate QCI-W04-F060 chromosome 15, HSTE1.2, whole genome shotgun sequence DNA segment above includes these coding regions:
- the atp1b2b gene encoding sodium/potassium-transporting ATPase subunit beta-2b isoform X1; amino-acid sequence: MAKDGEKSGWKEYIWNPRTREFLGRTASSWGLILLFYVVFYIFLAGLFALTMYVMLQTLDDHKPTWQDRLSTPGMVIRPKAGETFEITYNIQNTESWDMYTQTLDKFLAPYNSSDQAQKNDECTPDQYFEQEDSGSVKNNPKRSCQFNRTILEDCSGIQDRYYGYQSGKPCIIIKLNRVIGMKPGKNGQAPFVTCGAKRYRVGKDQWREDSEKIGELMYFPPNGTFNLMYYPYYGKKAQVNYSQPLVAVKFLNITVNEDVNIECKINANNIPPGSERDKFAGRVSFKLRINTV
- the atp1b2b gene encoding sodium/potassium-transporting ATPase subunit beta-2b isoform X2, which produces MAKDGEKSGWKEYIWNPRTREFLGRTASSWGLILLFYVVFYIFLAGLFALTMYVMLQTLDDHKPTWQDRLSTPGMVIRPKAGETFEITYNIQNTESWDMYTQTLDKFLAPYNSSDQAQKNDECTPDQYFEQEDSGSVKNNPKRSCQFNRTILEDCSGIQDRYYGYQSGKPCIIIKLNRVIGMKPGKNGQAPFVTCGAKREDSEKIGELMYFPPNGTFNLMYYPYYGKKAQVNYSQPLVAVKFLNITVNEDVNIECKINANNIPPGSERDKFAGRVSFKLRINTV